A single genomic interval of Nostoc commune NIES-4072 harbors:
- a CDS encoding glycosyltransferase, translating to MQSSSYPKKKFLINVVTGNSGGGHIATSNAISSIIEQQLPCQTSITDVDILAKRLAEGQKTLDIYKLFGTSGDQVLNQIMQSGWTWIHHLTMPFNKLLIKLNYDAGVRIFEEQWREQQPDLVVSVVPLFNKMIWESLQKVKPGTPLVTVLIDFADFPSAYWIEPETGSYVVCGTQKAVEQARSLGVNEDLIVKTSGMVINPRFYEPIVSDRAQERQRLGLDPDCLTGLVLFGGNGSKAMLEIAKRLESFHQKLQLIFICGRNEELALALRESQSLQKRFVTTFTKDIPYYMHLSDFMIGKPGPGSISEALVMKLPVIVERSAATMPQEQYNTDWIQHQQVGLVIRSFRDIDRAVEQFLEPENFARYRANVAAVNNRAVFEIPDILQKILANNYKTTKTTVAEPLQQR from the coding sequence ATGCAATCATCCTCATATCCCAAAAAAAAGTTTTTGATCAATGTTGTCACCGGAAATAGTGGTGGAGGGCATATCGCTACTTCTAATGCGATATCTTCAATAATTGAGCAACAACTCCCCTGTCAAACTAGTATTACCGATGTGGACATATTAGCAAAGCGGTTAGCTGAAGGACAAAAGACACTGGATATCTACAAGTTATTCGGAACTAGTGGAGATCAAGTTCTCAACCAGATTATGCAAAGCGGTTGGACATGGATTCACCATCTGACAATGCCCTTCAATAAACTACTGATCAAACTAAATTACGATGCTGGTGTGAGGATATTTGAGGAACAGTGGCGCGAACAACAGCCAGACCTAGTAGTTTCTGTAGTGCCGTTGTTTAATAAAATGATCTGGGAAAGTTTACAGAAAGTAAAACCAGGCACACCTTTAGTGACAGTTCTGATAGATTTTGCTGATTTTCCGTCGGCCTATTGGATAGAACCAGAAACGGGAAGTTATGTTGTTTGTGGCACCCAAAAAGCAGTGGAACAAGCTCGTTCTCTAGGAGTAAATGAGGATCTGATCGTCAAAACTTCGGGAATGGTGATTAACCCTCGCTTTTATGAACCAATTGTCAGCGATCGCGCCCAAGAAAGGCAACGCTTGGGTTTAGATCCAGACTGTCTGACTGGACTTGTATTATTCGGGGGTAATGGCTCCAAAGCAATGCTAGAAATTGCCAAGCGTCTAGAGTCTTTTCACCAAAAACTACAACTCATCTTTATTTGCGGACGCAATGAAGAACTAGCTTTAGCTTTACGTGAGAGCCAAAGTCTCCAGAAAAGGTTTGTCACCACCTTTACAAAAGACATTCCTTACTATATGCATCTTAGTGATTTTATGATTGGTAAACCAGGCCCTGGTAGTATTAGTGAAGCGTTAGTCATGAAGCTACCAGTAATTGTGGAACGAAGTGCTGCAACAATGCCGCAGGAACAATACAACACTGACTGGATTCAACACCAGCAAGTAGGTCTGGTTATCCGCAGTTTTCGAGATATTGACCGAGCAGTTGAGCAGTTTCTTGAGCCGGAAAATTTCGCCCGCTACCGTGCAAATGTCGCTGCGGTAAACAATAGAGCCGTGTTTGAAATTCCCGATATCTTACAGAAGATTCTTGCTAATAATTATAAAACAACTAAAACAACAGTGGCAGAACCACTCCAGCAGAGGTAG
- a CDS encoding SBBP repeat-containing protein, producing the protein MANNQLGISLLTPASDLVLASGTTDSEALFGRAGNDTIYPDNPVASATQATNVDYLFGDLFDNSPEEYEIILNIQNAQQGGNPFLILNRNIPSVGADRFVLGDRTQPYYTTSNPATLLTTDFLGLNEYAVIYDFGVNNDIIELNGRPQDYRIVKITGLQVAGIAQPLSGQAIFSLQQGAPDLVAFVVAKPEVNLNLISNNFRFIGQKPLIKPTAYRKIDQLATTGNDLSLAVNTDSAGNIYLGGTTTGTLFGRNQGLGDAWVEKYNTNGSLVWGRQFGSSGDESNFASVTDKNGNTYLAGGTSGNLFGTKQTETDVWVAKYDTNGNRVWGRQFSAGGFSSGAFGLDLDPSGNVYVSGIEINNNDRTDIFNFAVQDNSWVSKFDSNGNQQWTTLIKDPAATFPFDITPFFDESYDLAVDNNGNSIAVGWTQGLVRESDPSRQLLKYDAWVSKVNTAGQVQWVQQLGSINQGLDFAWGVDTDSLGNIYVTGWTTGDIGTSTGQTGIGGRDIWITKLTPNGTQVWAKQFGSPDDDGMYLSDMQIDQNDNIFIIGHTNGVLGNGTKDPSYNAWVAKFDTNGNNNWVQQFGRQNNLDYPTGVTTNGTGRLYVTGFTDSSLTNPTGVTSSAVDGWLAQLDANSGSLQKFIGRSINGLSLSTDVLTGSTDVLTGSTDVPSGSTDVLTSSTDVPSDSTDVLTGSTDVPSGSTDVLTGSTDVLTGSTDVLTGSTDVLTGSTDVFSIAAPAPIRTIDITNSLVTSEKLPQGDNRINPAEGINLNFGQGITTPSTSSTFNYGQFVSSLDSIFNSELQPASSSSLTQVVNNGSPFSSSLTQAVNNGSLVI; encoded by the coding sequence ATGGCCAATAACCAATTAGGAATCTCATTATTGACACCTGCCAGCGATCTAGTTCTCGCATCGGGTACAACTGATTCTGAAGCCCTTTTCGGTCGTGCTGGAAACGATACCATTTATCCTGACAATCCGGTTGCAAGCGCCACTCAGGCAACAAATGTAGATTATTTGTTCGGGGATCTATTTGACAACTCCCCAGAAGAGTATGAGATTATTCTGAATATTCAGAATGCCCAACAAGGTGGAAATCCATTTCTCATTCTAAACAGAAATATCCCATCTGTAGGGGCAGACAGATTTGTTCTCGGTGATCGAACTCAGCCCTACTATACTACCTCTAACCCAGCAACCCTACTAACTACAGACTTCCTTGGTTTGAACGAGTATGCTGTCATTTATGATTTCGGTGTTAATAATGATATCATCGAGCTAAATGGTAGACCGCAAGACTATCGAATCGTAAAAATTACTGGATTACAGGTTGCAGGAATCGCACAACCTCTTTCTGGACAAGCGATATTTTCACTGCAACAGGGAGCACCTGACCTCGTAGCTTTTGTGGTTGCAAAGCCTGAAGTCAATTTAAATTTGATCTCGAATAATTTTCGGTTTATCGGTCAAAAACCACTAATAAAACCAACAGCGTACAGGAAGATTGATCAGTTAGCGACTACTGGTAACGATCTCAGTCTTGCTGTGAATACAGATTCTGCTGGCAATATTTATCTGGGAGGAACTACCACCGGGACATTGTTTGGACGCAATCAAGGTTTGGGAGATGCTTGGGTAGAGAAATATAACACCAATGGTAGCCTAGTCTGGGGTAGGCAGTTTGGCTCCTCTGGTGATGAGTCTAACTTTGCGAGCGTCACAGACAAAAATGGTAACACCTACCTAGCGGGTGGTACATCGGGTAACTTGTTTGGAACCAAGCAAACAGAAACTGATGTTTGGGTGGCAAAATATGATACCAATGGTAATCGTGTTTGGGGTAGGCAGTTTAGTGCTGGTGGTTTTTCGAGCGGAGCCTTTGGCCTCGATCTAGATCCATCAGGCAATGTCTACGTATCAGGAATAGAAATTAACAACAATGATAGAACAGATATTTTCAACTTTGCCGTTCAGGATAATTCCTGGGTGTCTAAGTTTGACAGCAATGGCAACCAGCAGTGGACTACCCTGATTAAAGATCCTGCGGCGACTTTCCCTTTTGACATAACTCCCTTCTTTGACGAATCTTATGACCTTGCCGTTGATAATAATGGCAATAGCATAGCTGTAGGCTGGACTCAAGGCTTAGTCAGAGAGTCAGACCCATCACGACAACTTTTGAAGTACGATGCCTGGGTGTCAAAGGTGAACACAGCAGGACAGGTACAGTGGGTGCAACAGCTTGGAAGTATAAATCAGGGACTTGATTTTGCTTGGGGTGTTGACACTGATAGCTTGGGCAATATTTACGTTACAGGATGGACTACAGGGGATATTGGCACAAGCACCGGACAAACCGGAATCGGGGGTCGTGATATTTGGATTACTAAACTTACCCCAAATGGCACTCAAGTGTGGGCTAAACAGTTTGGTTCTCCAGATGATGATGGCATGTACCTATCGGATATGCAGATCGATCAAAATGACAACATCTTTATCATCGGACATACTAACGGCGTGTTGGGAAATGGCACAAAAGACCCATCTTATAATGCCTGGGTGGCGAAGTTCGACACTAATGGCAACAACAACTGGGTTCAACAATTTGGAAGACAAAATAATCTTGACTACCCTACAGGTGTTACTACTAACGGCACTGGTAGGCTTTACGTGACTGGATTTACGGATAGCTCATTAACGAACCCTACTGGCGTTACTAGCTCAGCTGTGGACGGTTGGTTGGCTCAACTTGATGCCAACAGTGGAAGCCTGCAAAAATTTATCGGCAGATCAATTAACGGCCTCAGCCTTTCAACTGATGTCCTCACTGGTTCAACTGATGTCCTCACAGGTTCAACTGATGTCCCCAGTGGTTCAACTGATGTCCTCACTAGTTCAACCGATGTCCCCAGTGATTCAACTGATGTCCTCACAGGTTCAACTGATGTCCCCAGTGGTTCAACTGATGTCCTCACTGGTTCAACTGATGTCCTCACTGGTTCAACTGATGTCCTCACTGGTTCAACTGATGTCCTCACTGGTTCAACTGATGTCTTCAGTATTGCCGCTCCTGCTCCCATTCGTACCATTGATATCACTAATAGTCTTGTAACTAGCGAAAAGCTGCCTCAAGGCGATAACCGGATTAACCCTGCTGAAGGGATCAATCTTAACTTTGGTCAGGGAATCACTACTCCTTCTACCAGTAGTACATTCAATTATGGACAGTTCGTTTCTAGTCTTGACAGCATATTTAACTCTGAGTTGCAACCTGCTTCTTCTTCAAGTTTGACTCAGGTAGTTAATAATGGGAGTCCTTTTTCTTCAAGTTTGACTCAGGCAGTTAATAATGGGAGTCTAGTGATTTGA
- a CDS encoding MFS transporter, producing the protein MNRDRIKTVTLAAMCFALFMANIDDTVMNVALPKIQISLNSGVSGLQWILNAYTLSAAGMMLPSGTLGDIYGRKRVFLTGLVIFTIASLICGLAPNLSILITGRTLQGIGAAALVTGSLSIIADTFPEPNEKSKALGIWAAVSGLALVAGPALGGLLVDTLGWQSVFFVNLPLGAIAFQLTSRVVRESKDPNKQRLDVPGLLLSVIFLASLTYTLTQGNTGLWQSPLIVLLLIVAGLSFIAFLFVESHSSHPMVPLTLFQNSTFTVVNVVEILVFFCVVSLLFIFSLFFQQVQGYSATAAGLRFLPMNGAFVIASICSGWFAARLGWRFAIATGLIVASIATFSLIRISADTEYGAILWSLILSGFGSGLTLAPLAAVALNSVPSTKVGIASAVINTSNRIGAILGVAIQGTILTQLLASHLARSLSTWGLPSNLQDRLIADVLHSGVKVPSDLPVNISTQAMHQAISNAFVSGLHATVLLASIALLGGAFLILVFIQPNFNQVPKNSPVYIKHKK; encoded by the coding sequence ATGAATCGAGATCGTATTAAAACAGTTACCCTAGCGGCAATGTGTTTCGCCCTCTTCATGGCCAATATTGATGACACTGTGATGAATGTGGCGCTTCCCAAAATTCAGATAAGTCTAAACTCTGGCGTGTCGGGATTACAGTGGATTCTCAACGCTTACACTTTGTCTGCTGCTGGTATGATGCTGCCAAGCGGAACATTAGGAGACATTTATGGACGTAAGCGAGTCTTCCTTACAGGGCTAGTCATCTTCACGATCGCTTCTTTAATTTGCGGTCTAGCTCCCAATTTGAGTATCTTGATTACTGGACGAACCCTTCAAGGAATTGGGGCTGCTGCCCTAGTGACTGGTTCTCTCTCGATCATTGCTGATACGTTTCCTGAACCGAATGAAAAATCAAAAGCCCTTGGTATTTGGGCTGCCGTGTCAGGACTCGCCCTGGTTGCTGGCCCTGCGTTAGGTGGACTGCTAGTAGATACTTTGGGATGGCAAAGTGTGTTCTTTGTCAACTTACCATTGGGAGCGATCGCTTTTCAGTTGACTTCGCGTGTTGTTAGGGAAAGTAAAGATCCTAACAAGCAACGTCTCGATGTGCCTGGTTTATTGCTCAGTGTAATCTTTCTGGCTTCACTTACATACACACTTACGCAAGGGAATACTGGGCTATGGCAATCACCCCTTATTGTCTTGCTGCTGATAGTTGCTGGACTTAGCTTTATAGCATTTTTATTTGTTGAGTCCCACAGTAGCCACCCAATGGTGCCATTAACCTTGTTTCAGAATTCGACATTTACTGTTGTCAATGTCGTTGAAATTTTGGTATTCTTCTGTGTTGTCAGCTTACTTTTTATCTTCAGCCTGTTCTTCCAACAAGTGCAGGGCTACTCGGCAACGGCAGCTGGCTTGCGCTTCCTGCCGATGAATGGGGCTTTTGTAATTGCATCTATATGTTCTGGGTGGTTTGCTGCTCGCTTAGGGTGGCGCTTTGCGATCGCGACAGGACTTATCGTAGCAAGCATAGCTACATTTTCGTTGATCCGAATTAGTGCCGATACAGAGTATGGAGCGATTTTGTGGAGCCTGATTCTTTCGGGGTTTGGTAGCGGCTTGACACTCGCGCCCTTAGCGGCAGTAGCTCTGAATTCTGTACCCTCTACAAAAGTGGGAATTGCCTCAGCAGTAATCAACACTAGTAATCGTATCGGCGCTATTTTAGGAGTTGCCATACAAGGAACAATTCTTACACAACTGCTAGCCTCACATTTAGCGCGATCGCTCTCTACTTGGGGCCTACCCTCAAACCTCCAAGATCGCCTCATCGCTGATGTTTTGCATAGTGGAGTAAAAGTACCCAGTGACCTGCCAGTTAACATTTCAACCCAAGCTATGCATCAGGCGATTAGCAATGCATTTGTATCGGGTCTACATGCAACTGTGCTTCTAGCAAGTATTGCCTTGCTAGGTGGAGCATTTTTGATTCTGGTGTTTATTCAGCCAAATTTTAACCAAGTTCCTAAGAATTCTCCTGTTTATATTAAACACAAGAAGTAG